The Montipora capricornis isolate CH-2021 chromosome 6, ASM3666992v2, whole genome shotgun sequence genome has a window encoding:
- the LOC138053278 gene encoding uncharacterized protein, with protein sequence MALTLPQPEVPVFSGDPIGYCEFVRAFENLVERKTSSASTRLYYLLQYTSGSVQDLVRSCLTMPDDIGYNEAKRLLAERYGQPYNIATAYVDRVINGAPIRVEDGPSLQKFSILLTSCRNTLKEIGYLNRLENPDSLRKIVERLPYPLRLKWRDLVDTISQKEKRDPNLKDISEFVEARSRAANHPIFGKVQSEQRPSFNSRASTRNRRDGKSFTTQGLEQPFPQRPNNKEERKEFKCPACKRNHWLSQCDEFKKLSLGNRYQFVRANKLCVNCLVPGHFVQDCPKRSFCRIQGCTKKHSTYLHVKETPPSQNEKEGQTEPATTPNAALASNSYLNVNTSQVTSGSVIGLSIVPVKVKVKGSSKKVLTYAFLDSGSNTSFCTEDLLRKLGTKGKKTSLSLTTMQTSSQSIECSLVNLEVSDLIEQNQIELPMVYSTPSLPVSNDTIGTQEDVNRWPHLKGIKMQSIESEVGLLIGSDAPQVLQPKEFRESKDGGPFATRTIFGWVLNGPLGRKESKAPTANFLDTSAKLSKQFEDFCNLEFNDSSYEPQACMSQNDRKALHIMEGSAKLSNGHYEIALPWKNDQPLLMNNKSQARQRLHPLKKRLHRDLALHKKYRDFMDDLINKGYARKVSKENLDNSNVWYLPHHAVSSPET encoded by the coding sequence ATGGCATTAACTCTACCGCAACCTGAAGTTCCTGTGTTCTCCGGCGACCCCATCGGGTACTGCGAATTCGTTCGCGCCTTCGAAAACCTTGTGGAACGAAAAACCTCAAGCGCTAGCACAAGACTTTATTATCTTCTGCAATACACTAGTGGTTCTGTCCAAGATCTTGTGCGAAGCTGTCTAACAATGCCTGATGACATTGGCTATAATGAAGCTAAGAGGCTATTGGCAGAGCGATATGGGCAACCATATAATATTGCCACTGCGTACGTGGACCGCGTAATTAATGGTGCACCAATCCGCGTTGAAGATGGTCCTTCGCTACAGAAATTCTCTATACTATTGACCAGCTGTAGAAATACCCTCAAGGAAATTGGCTACCTGAACCGTCTTGAAAACCCTGACAGTCTGAGGAAAATCGTAGAGCGGTTGCCTTATCCACTGAGGCTGAAATGGCGTGATCTTGTGGATACAATCTCCCAGAAGGAAAAGAGGGATCCCAACCTGAAAGACATATCGGAGTTTGTGGAAGCAAGATCAAGAGCAGCCAACCACCCCATTTTTGGTAAGGTCCAAAGCGAACAGAGACCGTCCTTTAACTCCAGGGCAAGCACGAGAAACAGACGAGACGGTAAATCTTTCACCACACAGGGACTAGAGCAACCCTTCCCACAGCGACCAAACaataaagaagaaagaaaggaatttAAGTGCCCCGCTTGTAAAAGAAACCACTGGCTGTCACAATGTGATGAGTTCAAGAAGTTAAGTTTAGGCAACCGCTACCAGTTCGTTCGTGCGAATAAGCTATGCGTTAATTGTCTAGTTCCTGGTCATTTTGTTCAAGACTGTCCAAAACGGAGCTTTTGTCGTATTCAAGGGTGTACAAAGAAGCATTCAACTTATCTACACGTGAAAGAAACGCCACCAAGTCAAAACGAGAAAGAAGGTCAAACCGAACCAGCAACAACTCCAAATGCAGCACTAGCGAGTAACAGCTACTTAAACGTGAACACATCTCAAGTGACCAGCGGTTCTGTGATTGGATTATCGATAGTTCCAGTGAAGGTTAAAGTAAAGGGTAGCAGTAAGAAAGTGCTAACGTATGCATTCCTGGATTCAGGCTCAAACACGTCGTTCTGTACAGAAGATCTTCTCAGAAAACTCGGCACCAAAGGGAAGAAAACGTCCCTCTCCCTCACAACCATGCAAACGTCTAGCCAGTCAATCGAGTGTTCTCTTGTGAATCTGGAAGTATCGGATCTCATCGAGCAAAACCAAATCGAGCTACCAATGGTGTATTCTACGCCCAGTCTCCCGGTCTCAAATGACACCATCGGAACGCAAGAAGATGTAAACCGCTGGCCACACTTGAAGGGAATTAAAATGCAAAGTATAGAATCGGAAGTCGGTCTTCTCATTGGAAGTGATGCTCCTCAAGTGCTTCAACCGAAAGAGTTTAGAGAAAGCAAAGACGGCGGTCCTTTTGCAACACGAACAATTTTCGGATGGGTATTAAATGGTCCCCTAGGCAGAAAAGAAAGCAAGGCTCCTACTGCAAACTTCCTCGATACAAGCGCCAAGCTAAGCAAACAATTTGAAGATTTCTGCAACTTAGAATTCAACGACTCCAGCTACGAGCCTCAAGCTTGCATGTCACAAAACGACCGCAAAGCGTTACACATCATGGAAGGCTCAGCAAAACTTTCAAATGGCCACTATGAAATTGCCTTACCTTGGAAGAATGATCAACCACTTCTAATGAACAACAAATCACAAGCAAGACAGAGACTACACCCACTGAAGAAACGTCTTCATAGAGATTTAGCCTTACACAAGAAGTACAGAGACTTCATGGATGATCTGATTAACAAGGGCTACGCAAGAAAGGTTAGCAAGGAAAATCTGGACAACTCAAACGTATGGTATTTGCCACATCACGCTGTTTCATCCCCAGAAACCTGA
- the LOC138053279 gene encoding uncharacterized protein gives MSDIEAMFYQVQVPPRDCDYLRFLWWPDGDLNKDPEEYQMLVHLFGGAPSPSCANFALKKTAEDNKAAFDAITVETVKRNFYVDDCLKSVATNPGAIRLVGELREMLSKGGFRLTKWISNSRDVISCVPEIERAPSVKNLDLSNNLALTERALGVQWNVQKDTFSYKIAGKDRPITRRGILSIICSVYDLLGFLSPCMLPAKAIQQSLCLKGLGWDDQIPEPCKQKWQTWLKELPKLEQFEIPRCFKRPNCSDIQRCELHHFSDASSQGYGAVSYLRQIDIHGEVHCSLIMAKSRLAPLKAMTIPRMELSAAVLATRLDRMIKQEVDMAVHSSTFWTDSTCVLRYIENKDKRFQIFVANRVSAILDQSTAAQWRYVESTLNPADEASRGMTVDELLMNERWKHGPPFLKKAEQSWPQRPENLGEIPDNDPEVKKGVETFANKASVSCDYIGNAMENISSWSRLKKIIAWKQTFKDELASLSGVGNDTRETANQNNLKKNSSIYKLDPVLENGLLRVGGRLEHTPIENDAKHPIILPKRHHVTKLIIEYFHRASAHSGIEYTLSLIRQRIVHQRPSTLHREKRKARGNKIRQNFVKGEKELRKALQEWNQNQIHEFLLQQEIKWTFNPPAASHHGGVWERCIRTVRKVMKALLKQQVLDDEGLSTLMCEVESIVNGRPITKVSDDVKDLNALTPNHLLLLRAGATIPPGVFSKDDNYSCRRWSQVQYLSNVFWRRWTREYLPSLQQRQRWTKLQSNLAVNDIVLLLDENLPRSVWPLGRVLEVYPNRKDGLVRSAKVKTRTSELVRPIDKIVLLETAEILSKS, from the exons ATGTCTGACATTGAAGCTATGTTTTATCAGGTTCAAGTACCCCCTCGAGACTGCGACTATCTGCGATTTTTGTGGTGGCCAGACGGCGATCTGAACAAAGATCCTGAAGAGTACCAAATGTTAGTTCATCTGTTCGGTGGTGCCCCGTCCCCGAGCTGCGCAAATTTCGCCTTGAAGAAAACTGCAGAAGATAATAAGGCAGCCTTTGATGCAATCACAGTAGAGACTGTTAAACGAAACTTCTACGTCGATGATTGTCTAAAATCAGTCGCCACAAATCCTGGAGCTATTCGTCTGGTGGGAGAACTCCGTGAAATGCTATCCAAGGGAGGATTTCGTCTCACTAAATGGATATCGAATTCAAGAGACGTAATCAGCTGCGTTCCCGAAATTGAAAGAGCACCATCGGTTAAGAATCTCGACTTAAGCAACAATCTAGCACTCACTGAAAGAGCTCTGGGCGTCCAATGGAATGTACAGAAGGATACATTCAGCTACAAAATCGCTGGAAAAGATAGACCGATCACAAGGAGAGGAATTCTGTCCATCATTTGCTCGGTGTACGACCTTCTTGGCTTTCTTTCACCATGCATGCTACCTGCTAAAGCAATTCAACAAAGTTTGTGTCTCAAGGGCCTCGGATGGGACGATCAGATTCCTGAACCCTGCAAGCAAAAATGGCAAACCTGGCTGAAGGAACTCCCCAAACTGGAACAGTTTGAGATTCCGCGATGCTTTAAACGGCCAAACTGCTCAGACATACAACGATGCGAGCTCCACCATTTCTCCGATGCATCTAGCCAAGGCTATGGAGCTGTCTCATATCTTCGCCAAATCGATATACATGGTGAAGTTCACTGTTCGCTAATTATGGCAAAGTCCAGATTGGCCCCTCTCAAGGCAATGACGATCCCACGAATGGAGTTGTCAGCGGCAGTCTTAGCAACAAGGCTGGACCGCATGATCAAACAAGAGGTTGACATGGCTGTTCACAGCTCTACGTTTTGGACTGACAGCACATGCGTTCTTCGCTATATAGAGAACAAAGATAAGAGATTTCAGATCTTTGTTGCCAACCGCGTGTCGGCCATTTTAGACCAGTCTACAGCTGCGCAGTGGAGATACGTTGAAAGTACGCTCAACCCGGCTGACGAAGCATCCAGAGGAATGACAGTAGATGAGCTGTTAATGAATGAACGCTGGAAGCACGGACCACCGTTCCTGAAGAAAGCGGAGCAGTCATGGCCACAAAGACCGGAGAACCTGGGCGAGATCCCTGATAACGACCCAGAAGTGAAGAAGGGAGTCGAAACATTTGCAAACAAAGCAAGCGTCTCCTGCGATTACATTGGCAATGCAATGGAAAATATTTCGTCATGGTCCCGGCTTAAGAAGATTATAGCATGG AAGCAAACCTTCAAGGATGAGTTGGCTAGTCTAAGTGGCGTCGGCAACGACACTCGAGAAACAGCAAACCAGAACAACCTTAAGAAGAACAGCAGCATTTACAAACTAGACCCAGTCTTGGAAAATGGACTTCTCCGTGTAGGAGGACGATTGGAACACACACCAATAGAAAATGACGCCAAACATCCCATTATTCTTCCAAAGAGACACCATGTTACTAAGCTGATTATTGAATACTTCCATCGCGCTTCAGCCCACTCTGGAATCGAGTACACTCTATCACTTATCAGGCAAAG AATCGTTCATCAACGCCCTTCGACGCTTCATCGCGAGAAGAGGAAGGCCAGAGGAAATAAGATCCGACAAAACTTCGTTAAAGGCGAGAAAGAGCTACGGAAGGCGCTCCAAGAATGGAACCAGAACCAGATCCATGAATTTCTCTTGCAGCAAGAAATTAAATGGACATTCAATCCACCGGCTGCTTCACACCACGGCGGAGTGTGGGAGAGATGCATTAGAACTGTAAGGAAAGTTATGAAAGCATTGCTGAAACAACAGGTCTTAGACGACGAAGGTCTAAGTACACTGATGTGCGAAGTTGAGTCGATAGTGAATGGCAGACCAATAACCAAAGTGTCTGACGATGTGAAGGATCTCAACGCGCTAACACCTAACCATCTTCTGCTTCTCCGAGCTGGAGCAACAATCCCTCCAGGGGTGTTCTCTAAGGATGACAATTACAGCTGTCGCAGATGGAGCCAAGTTCAATACCTCAGCAACGTGTTCTGGCGCCGCTGGACCAGAGAATATCTTCCATCCCTACAGCAACGCCAAAGATGGACCAAGTTACAGTCAAACCTAGCAGTTAATGATATCGTCCTTCTACTAGACGAAAACCTACCGCGTAGTGTATGGCCGCTAGGACGAGTGCTCGAAGTTTACCCCAATCGGAAGGATGGGCTAGTACGCTCTGCTAAAGTCAAGACCAGGACCTCTGAGTTAGTGCGACCCATAGACAAGATTGTTCTACTGGAGACTGCGGAGATTTTAAGCAAGAGTTAG